The Palleronia sp. THAF1 genome window below encodes:
- a CDS encoding DUF2842 domain-containing protein has protein sequence MALSHKAKRRWSLVILLLGLPIWIVVASSLMTAFGRPPIIVELLIYMALGIAWALPFKSVFRGVGQADPDA, from the coding sequence ATGGCACTGTCGCACAAGGCCAAGCGGCGCTGGTCGCTGGTCATTCTTTTGCTGGGATTGCCGATCTGGATCGTGGTCGCATCCAGCCTGATGACCGCCTTCGGACGCCCGCCGATCATCGTGGAACTTCTGATCTACATGGCACTGGGCATTGCCTGGGCCTTGCCGTTCAAGTCGGTGTTCCGGGGCGTCGGTCAGGCCGATCCCGACGCTTAA
- a CDS encoding adenylosuccinate synthase: protein MANVAVIGAQWGDEGKGKLVDWLSERADVIVRFQGGHNAGHTLVVDGTVYKLHALPSGVVREGKISVIGNGVVLDPWHLVKEIESIRAQGVTITPDTLMIAENAPLILPFHGELDRAREDQAAVAKIGTTGRGIGPAYEDKVGRRVIRVADLADEETLAGRVDRALVHHNALRRGLGLEEIDREALLAELRTIAPQILPYARPVWKELDAAKRQGKRILFEGAQGALLDIDFGTYPFVTSSNVIAGQAATGSGLGPDAVHFVLGIVKAYTTRVGEGPFPTELHDEDGERLGTRGHEFGTTTGRKRRCGWFDACLVRQTAAISGMHGIALTKLDVLDGFETLKICVGYDLDGTRLDYLPTASEAQARCVPVYEEMPGWSESTEGARSWAELPAGAIKYVRRVEELIGCPVALLSTSPERDDTILVTDPFRD, encoded by the coding sequence ATGGCCAATGTTGCGGTGATCGGTGCCCAGTGGGGCGATGAAGGCAAGGGCAAGCTTGTCGACTGGCTAAGCGAGCGCGCCGATGTCATCGTCCGCTTCCAGGGCGGACACAATGCGGGGCATACGCTGGTCGTCGACGGGACGGTCTACAAGCTGCACGCTCTGCCATCCGGCGTGGTGCGCGAGGGCAAGATCAGCGTCATCGGCAATGGCGTCGTGCTGGACCCGTGGCACTTGGTGAAAGAGATCGAGAGCATCCGTGCACAAGGCGTGACGATCACGCCCGACACCCTGATGATCGCAGAAAACGCACCCCTCATCCTGCCTTTTCACGGAGAGCTCGACCGCGCGCGCGAAGATCAGGCGGCGGTCGCCAAGATCGGCACGACGGGTCGCGGCATCGGGCCTGCTTATGAAGATAAAGTGGGCCGCCGCGTAATCCGCGTCGCTGACTTGGCCGATGAGGAAACGCTCGCTGGCCGTGTGGATCGTGCGCTGGTGCATCACAACGCATTGCGCCGCGGTTTGGGTCTGGAAGAGATCGACCGTGAAGCCCTACTGGCCGAGTTGCGCACGATCGCGCCGCAAATCCTCCCCTACGCGCGCCCCGTCTGGAAGGAACTCGACGCCGCCAAGCGGCAGGGCAAGCGCATCCTGTTCGAAGGTGCTCAAGGCGCTCTGCTGGACATCGACTTCGGCACATATCCGTTCGTCACATCGTCCAACGTGATCGCCGGGCAGGCCGCGACCGGTTCCGGCCTTGGCCCCGACGCAGTGCATTTCGTTCTGGGCATCGTGAAGGCCTACACCACGCGCGTCGGCGAAGGCCCCTTCCCCACCGAGTTGCACGACGAAGATGGTGAGCGTCTGGGCACGCGCGGGCACGAGTTCGGCACCACCACCGGGCGCAAGCGCCGCTGCGGCTGGTTCGATGCCTGTCTCGTCCGGCAAACCGCCGCCATTAGTGGAATGCACGGGATCGCGCTGACCAAGCTGGATGTGTTGGACGGGTTCGAGACGCTGAAGATCTGCGTCGGCTACGACTTGGACGGCACGCGATTGGACTACCTGCCCACGGCATCTGAGGCCCAAGCGCGCTGCGTGCCCGTCTACGAGGAAATGCCCGGCTGGTCCGAATCGACCGAGGGCGCGCGTAGTTGGGCCGAACTTCCGGCTGGCGCAATCAAATACGTGCGCCGGGTTGAGGAGTTAATCGGTTGCCCGGTCGCGCTGCTGTCAACCTCGCCCGAGCGTGACGACACGATCCTGGTGACGGACCCGTTCCGCGACTGA
- a CDS encoding nitrile hydratase accessory protein — translation MTEPPFKAPWHAQAFALTHHLADRGVITWTDWTEALATQIAERCIVTANDYYTAWIAAIETLVDAPEALTALRDAWADAHATTPHGQPVRLPSSF, via the coding sequence ATGACCGAGCCCCCGTTCAAGGCGCCTTGGCACGCGCAGGCCTTTGCCCTGACGCACCATCTTGCGGATCGCGGAGTCATCACTTGGACAGATTGGACCGAGGCGCTGGCGACCCAGATCGCGGAACGCTGCATCGTCACCGCAAACGACTATTATACCGCATGGATCGCCGCCATCGAAACGCTGGTAGACGCGCCGGAAGCCCTGACGGCCCTGCGGGACGCCTGGGCCGACGCACACGCCACCACGCCCCATGGCCAACCCGTTCGTCTTCCTTCATCGTTCTGA
- the nthB gene encoding nitrile hydratase subunit beta, whose amino-acid sequence MTGPHDMGGVLAGPVDLNDHATFAQDWHARAMALTVASGSLGQWTIDRSRHAREVLPRYAEHSYYEKWINALADLLVRQNVVSREELSAQTGAPSPLADRRLTPERVAPVLAKGSPVDRPGPSPAYTVGQRVRTGMPQNVHISGGHTRLPAYAAEKTGTITAQHGCQVLPDTNAHGLGEQPEPLYTVTFAATDLFDDATPGDEVRLDLWQSYLSPA is encoded by the coding sequence ATGACCGGCCCGCACGATATGGGCGGCGTCCTCGCCGGGCCTGTAGACCTCAACGACCATGCGACCTTCGCGCAGGACTGGCACGCCCGCGCCATGGCGCTGACCGTGGCGTCGGGCAGCCTTGGGCAGTGGACCATCGACCGCTCTCGCCACGCCCGCGAGGTGCTGCCGCGCTACGCCGAACACAGTTACTACGAGAAATGGATCAACGCCTTGGCAGACCTGCTGGTCCGTCAGAACGTGGTCAGCCGCGAGGAACTCTCGGCGCAGACCGGCGCGCCCTCTCCCCTTGCGGACCGTCGCCTGACACCAGAGCGCGTGGCACCGGTACTGGCGAAGGGATCGCCTGTGGATCGCCCCGGCCCCTCGCCCGCCTATACCGTTGGACAGCGCGTCCGCACCGGCATGCCCCAGAATGTCCACATCTCCGGCGGCCACACACGACTGCCCGCCTATGCCGCCGAAAAGACCGGCACGATCACGGCGCAGCACGGCTGCCAGGTTCTGCCCGACACAAATGCCCATGGCCTGGGTGAGCAGCCAGAACCGCTATACACCGTCACCTTCGCCGCAACCGATCTGTTCGACGATGCGACACCGGGTGACGAAGTCCGGCTGGACCTGTGGCAAAGCTACCTGAGCCCGGCATGA
- the nthA gene encoding nitrile hydratase subunit alpha gives MPHDDHPHNLLPPEPALRVKALETLLTQKGLIDPAALDAIIDTYAHKVGPKNGAAVVVRAWTDPAFRERLLADGTAAVAEMGFTGRQGEHIVAVENTPEVHNLIVCTLCSCYPWSLLGIPPGWYKSDAYRARAVRDPRSVLAEFGVTLPDGTAVRVWDSTAEVRYLVMPMRPKGTEALDADALAALVTRDSMVGTGIVKG, from the coding sequence ATGCCCCATGACGACCATCCCCACAACCTGCTGCCGCCAGAGCCTGCCCTGCGTGTGAAGGCGCTGGAGACACTCCTTACGCAGAAAGGCCTGATCGACCCGGCGGCGCTGGACGCGATCATCGACACCTACGCCCACAAGGTCGGCCCGAAGAATGGTGCCGCCGTCGTAGTGCGCGCATGGACCGACCCCGCGTTCCGCGAACGTTTGCTGGCGGATGGAACGGCGGCGGTGGCCGAGATGGGGTTCACCGGAAGACAAGGCGAACACATCGTGGCGGTCGAGAACACGCCGGAGGTGCACAATCTGATCGTCTGCACCCTGTGCTCTTGCTACCCGTGGTCGCTGCTGGGCATCCCGCCGGGCTGGTACAAATCCGACGCCTACCGCGCCCGCGCGGTCCGCGACCCGCGCAGCGTGCTGGCGGAATTCGGCGTGACGCTGCCGGACGGCACAGCTGTGCGCGTGTGGGATTCAACGGCAGAGGTGCGATATTTAGTGATGCCCATGCGGCCCAAAGGGACCGAGGCGCTGGACGCCGACGCACTGGCCGCACTGGTCACGCGCGACAGCATGGTGGGCACGGGAATCGTGAAAGGATGA
- the secG gene encoding preprotein translocase subunit SecG encodes MENIVLTIHLILALALIGVVLLQRSEGGGLGMGGGGGAMSARGAATAMSKMTWGLAVCFIGTSIWLTIIAAQNSADSSVLDRIGNGQLEQPVLEGDQSPSVPELGEDLLPPSSGDAPSLPPRAD; translated from the coding sequence ATGGAAAACATCGTCCTGACCATCCACCTGATCCTTGCGCTCGCGCTGATCGGCGTGGTGCTTTTGCAGCGCTCCGAAGGGGGCGGTCTGGGTATGGGCGGTGGCGGCGGCGCGATGTCGGCGCGCGGGGCCGCGACGGCCATGAGCAAGATGACCTGGGGCCTTGCGGTGTGCTTCATAGGCACCTCGATCTGGCTGACCATCATCGCGGCGCAGAACTCTGCCGACAGCTCGGTTCTGGATCGCATCGGCAATGGCCAGTTGGAGCAGCCGGTGCTGGAAGGCGACCAGTCGCCCAGCGTACCGGAACTGGGTGAAGACCTGTTGCCGCCGTCAAGCGGTGATGCCCCGAGCCTACCGCCGCGAGCGGATTGA
- a CDS encoding CTP synthase produces the protein MARYVFITGGVVSSLGKGLASAALGALLQARGFSVRLRKLDPYLNVDPGTMSPFEHGEVFVTDDGAETDLDLGHYERFTGVAARSTDSVSSGRIYSSVLEKERRGDYLGKTIQVIPHVTNEIKDFLTIGADEVDFMLCEIGGTVGDIEGLPFFEAIRQFGQERPRGQCIFMHLTLLPWIAASGELKTKPTQHSVKELRSIGIAPDVLVCRSERHIPEKEREKLALFCNVRPDSVIAAYDLKSIYEAPLAYHREGMDQAVLDAFGISPAPQPNLERWHDVADRVFNPEGEVNIGIVGKYTQLEDAYKSIAEALTHGGMANRVRVKVSWVDAEIFDSEDPAPHLEPFDAILVPGGFGERGTEGKIKAAQFARERKVPYLGICLGMQMAVVEAARNLAGMTNAGSQEFDHEAGAARFEPVIFHLKEWIKDNQKIARDVLDDKGGTMRLGAYSAALKEGSKVAQVYGTHRIEERHRHRYEVDVKYREALETQGVCFSGMSPDGRLPEIVEISDHPWFIGVQFHPELKSKPFAPHPLFADFVRAAKEASRLV, from the coding sequence ATGGCGCGTTATGTCTTCATCACCGGTGGCGTCGTGTCGTCGCTTGGCAAGGGGCTGGCCTCTGCCGCTCTTGGCGCGCTGCTGCAGGCCCGTGGTTTTTCGGTCCGGTTGCGCAAGCTTGACCCCTACCTGAACGTCGACCCCGGCACGATGAGCCCCTTCGAGCATGGCGAGGTTTTCGTTACCGACGACGGGGCAGAGACCGACCTTGATCTGGGCCACTACGAGCGGTTCACCGGTGTCGCGGCGCGCAGCACGGATTCGGTCAGCTCTGGCCGTATATATTCCAGCGTTTTGGAAAAGGAGCGGCGCGGCGACTATCTGGGCAAGACGATTCAGGTCATTCCTCACGTCACCAACGAGATCAAAGATTTCCTGACCATCGGCGCCGATGAGGTCGACTTCATGCTGTGCGAGATCGGCGGCACGGTTGGTGACATCGAAGGCCTGCCGTTCTTCGAGGCGATCCGCCAGTTCGGGCAGGAACGCCCGCGCGGGCAATGTATCTTCATGCATCTGACCCTGCTGCCTTGGATCGCCGCCAGCGGTGAGTTGAAGACCAAGCCCACGCAGCACTCCGTTAAGGAGTTGCGCTCCATCGGCATCGCGCCCGACGTTTTGGTCTGCCGGTCAGAGCGGCACATCCCCGAGAAAGAGCGCGAAAAACTGGCGCTTTTCTGCAACGTCCGCCCCGACAGCGTGATTGCTGCCTACGACCTGAAGTCCATCTACGAGGCTCCGCTGGCCTACCACCGCGAGGGCATGGATCAGGCGGTGCTGGATGCGTTCGGCATCAGCCCAGCGCCGCAGCCCAATCTGGAGCGTTGGCACGACGTAGCCGACCGCGTGTTCAACCCCGAGGGCGAGGTGAACATCGGTATCGTCGGCAAATACACGCAGCTGGAAGATGCCTATAAATCCATCGCCGAAGCTCTGACCCACGGCGGCATGGCCAACCGTGTGCGGGTGAAAGTCTCTTGGGTCGATGCAGAGATTTTCGACAGCGAAGACCCCGCCCCGCATCTGGAGCCGTTCGACGCGATCCTCGTCCCCGGCGGCTTCGGCGAGCGCGGCACGGAAGGAAAGATCAAGGCGGCGCAATTCGCGCGGGAGCGCAAAGTGCCTTATCTGGGTATTTGCCTTGGCATGCAGATGGCCGTGGTGGAAGCGGCTCGGAATCTGGCCGGCATGACCAATGCTGGCAGTCAGGAATTCGACCACGAGGCCGGTGCCGCCCGGTTCGAGCCGGTGATTTTCCATCTTAAGGAATGGATCAAGGACAACCAGAAAATCGCCCGCGACGTACTGGACGACAAGGGCGGCACAATGCGTCTGGGGGCCTATTCGGCGGCGCTGAAGGAAGGCTCGAAGGTTGCGCAGGTCTATGGCACGCACCGGATCGAAGAGCGCCACCGCCACCGCTACGAGGTCGACGTGAAATACCGTGAGGCGCTGGAGACGCAGGGCGTCTGCTTCTCCGGCATGTCGCCGGATGGTCGCCTGCCCGAAATCGTCGAGATCAGCGACCACCCCTGGTTCATCGGGGTGCAATTCCACCCGGAACTGAAGTCCAAGCCATTCGCGCCGCATCCTTTGTTCGCCGATTTCGTGCGCGCCGCAAAAGAAGCGTCCCGCTTGGTGTAA
- a CDS encoding CsbD family protein, with amino-acid sequence MSGNENKAEGKGKEIMGKVKEAAGKLVGNDDLKREGQADQVEGNTQQAAGGVQNAASDAKDAVTSDKKK; translated from the coding sequence ATGAGCGGGAATGAGAATAAAGCCGAAGGCAAAGGCAAAGAGATCATGGGTAAGGTCAAGGAAGCCGCCGGTAAGCTGGTTGGCAACGATGACCTGAAGCGCGAAGGCCAAGCCGATCAGGTCGAGGGCAACACCCAGCAAGCTGCCGGTGGTGTACAGAATGCTGCGTCTGACGCCAAGGACGCGGTCACTTCGGATAAAAAGAAGTAA
- a CDS encoding FAD-dependent oxidoreductase: MSDFDFDLFVIGGGSGGVRAARTAAATGARVALAEESRLGGTCVIRGCVPKKLMVFASGYPGLIADAQEYGWEASIGAFDWPRFRKRLHTELDRLEDVYGTMLSKSDVTLYDTRARITGAHEVTLAGGETVSAKHILVAAGGRPMRPPIQNAELGLVSNDMFLMEELPKSMLIVGGGYIGCEFACMMKGLGVDVSVYLRGGQILNGFDDECRGLVAEMMREQGIDIHTGTSIVEMERADQHEDVTKGAGSDAAMGAPVSENPHPDPDVADNPKSETTADAGCPVWVKASNGKEGTFDAVLFATGRKPNTDELGLVDVGVELGRNGEIVVDDYSQSSVPSIYAIGDVTDRVQLTPVAIREAMAFTRTVFKGEDCPVDHELIPSAVFTQPEMGTVGMTEEEAMRDHEVDVYCTSFRPMRTAFIGRPERTLLKLIVDRETDVVLGAHVVAEEAGEMIQLIGIAVKNKLTKAQFDATCAVHPTISEELVTMSQPAR; this comes from the coding sequence ATGAGCGACTTCGACTTCGACCTTTTCGTCATCGGTGGCGGCTCTGGTGGTGTCCGGGCGGCACGGACGGCAGCGGCGACGGGTGCGCGCGTGGCATTGGCCGAGGAAAGCCGCCTGGGCGGCACCTGTGTGATTCGTGGCTGCGTGCCGAAGAAGCTGATGGTTTTCGCGTCCGGCTATCCCGGTCTGATCGCCGACGCGCAGGAATATGGCTGGGAGGCGTCAATTGGCGCCTTCGACTGGCCCCGCTTCCGCAAGCGCCTGCACACAGAGCTGGACCGCTTGGAAGACGTCTACGGCACAATGCTGTCGAAGTCCGACGTTACGCTTTACGACACCCGAGCAAGGATAACCGGCGCGCATGAAGTCACGCTGGCCGGAGGAGAAACCGTGTCCGCCAAGCATATTCTCGTCGCCGCCGGGGGCCGACCCATGCGTCCGCCGATCCAGAATGCGGAACTCGGTCTTGTCTCGAATGATATGTTTTTGATGGAAGAACTGCCAAAATCCATGCTGATCGTCGGTGGCGGCTACATCGGGTGCGAATTCGCCTGCATGATGAAGGGGCTGGGCGTCGATGTATCGGTCTACCTGCGTGGTGGGCAAATCCTGAACGGGTTCGATGACGAGTGCCGTGGCCTTGTGGCAGAAATGATGCGCGAGCAGGGCATCGACATCCACACCGGCACCTCCATCGTGGAGATGGAGCGCGCGGACCAGCACGAAGACGTGACCAAGGGTGCCGGGTCTGATGCCGCAATGGGCGCACCTGTCAGCGAAAATCCCCATCCCGACCCGGACGTGGCCGACAATCCGAAAAGTGAAACCACTGCTGACGCCGGTTGCCCCGTCTGGGTCAAGGCCAGCAACGGAAAGGAAGGCACCTTCGACGCGGTTCTCTTCGCCACGGGCCGCAAGCCGAATACGGATGAATTGGGTTTGGTCGACGTTGGCGTCGAACTGGGCCGCAACGGCGAGATCGTGGTCGACGATTACTCGCAGTCCTCTGTCCCGTCGATCTACGCCATCGGCGACGTGACAGATCGCGTGCAATTGACCCCCGTCGCGATCCGCGAAGCGATGGCCTTCACACGTACCGTGTTCAAAGGCGAAGATTGCCCTGTCGATCACGAACTGATCCCATCGGCGGTCTTCACCCAACCCGAGATGGGCACCGTTGGTATGACCGAAGAAGAGGCCATGCGCGACCATGAGGTCGATGTCTACTGCACGTCGTTTCGGCCCATGCGCACCGCCTTCATCGGTCGGCCAGAGCGGACGCTGCTGAAGTTGATCGTGGATCGTGAGACAGACGTGGTTCTTGGCGCGCATGTCGTTGCGGAAGAGGCCGGAGAGATGATCCAGCTGATCGGCATTGCGGTGAAGAACAAGCTGACAAAGGCACAGTTCGATGCGACCTGCGCGGTGCATCCAACGATCAGCGAAGAACTCGTCACCATGTCGCAGCCCGCGCGATAA
- the hflK gene encoding FtsH protease activity modulator HflK gives MANNNGGPWGGGGNRGGNDGGDRRPPNGQRPNGQGGGQVPDIDEIVNRGKEQLRVLMGGKGRPNTGGGGSGGEGPGRGVFIFAGIALVGLWLFASFYRVNPEEQSVELFLGEYSSTGEPGLNFAPWPLVTHEVLPVTREQTEELGVGRGANSGDGLMLTTDANIVDIDFEVVWNIRDPAQYLFNLAEPVETIRSVSESAMREVIARSELAPILNRDRDEIAASVTELIQTTLDSYESGVNILRLNLDKADPPVEVIDAFRDVQAAEQERDRLQRQADAYANQVLAGARGQAAQLLEEAEAYRAQQVNEAEGEASRFSAVLTEYQRAPQVTRKRLYLETMERVLGDIDKVILDEQGGAGGQGVVPYLPLNELTGSRNRTATTTNTNGASN, from the coding sequence ATGGCGAACAACAACGGCGGTCCTTGGGGCGGCGGTGGAAACCGCGGCGGTAACGATGGCGGGGATCGACGTCCGCCAAACGGGCAACGTCCCAACGGCCAAGGGGGCGGACAGGTCCCTGACATCGACGAGATCGTGAATCGCGGTAAGGAACAGCTGCGCGTGCTGATGGGCGGCAAGGGCCGTCCGAACACAGGTGGTGGCGGGTCCGGCGGCGAAGGCCCCGGTCGCGGCGTTTTCATCTTTGCGGGTATCGCGTTGGTCGGCCTTTGGCTTTTTGCGTCTTTCTATCGCGTGAACCCGGAAGAACAGTCCGTAGAGCTGTTCCTGGGCGAGTATTCCTCAACCGGCGAGCCGGGCCTGAACTTCGCGCCCTGGCCCTTGGTCACGCATGAAGTTCTGCCGGTGACCCGAGAGCAGACCGAAGAGCTGGGCGTCGGCCGTGGTGCCAATTCTGGCGACGGTCTGATGCTGACCACGGATGCCAACATCGTCGACATCGACTTCGAGGTCGTGTGGAACATCCGTGACCCCGCCCAATACCTGTTCAATTTGGCAGAGCCGGTCGAAACAATCCGGTCCGTGTCCGAATCGGCCATGCGCGAAGTCATTGCGCGGTCCGAACTCGCGCCGATCCTGAACCGTGACCGGGACGAAATCGCCGCCAGCGTGACCGAGCTGATCCAGACGACCCTCGACAGCTACGAATCCGGCGTGAACATCCTGCGTCTGAACCTCGACAAAGCCGACCCGCCCGTTGAAGTGATTGATGCCTTCCGCGACGTGCAGGCCGCCGAGCAAGAGCGTGACCGTCTGCAACGTCAGGCCGATGCCTACGCGAACCAAGTGCTCGCCGGTGCTCGTGGTCAGGCCGCTCAGCTTCTGGAAGAGGCCGAAGCCTACCGCGCGCAGCAGGTCAACGAAGCGGAAGGTGAAGCGTCGCGCTTCTCTGCCGTGCTGACCGAATATCAGCGCGCGCCGCAGGTAACCCGCAAGCGTCTGTACCTTGAAACGATGGAGCGCGTTCTGGGCGATATCGACAAGGTCATCCTGGACGAGCAGGGCGGTGCCGGTGGTCAGGGCGTGGTTCCCTACCTTCCGCTCAACGAGCTGACGGGAAGCCGCAACCGCACCGCGACGACAACCAATACGAACGGAGCGTCTAACTGA
- the hflC gene encoding protease modulator HflC, with amino-acid sequence MRKLYLLLGVLALAIFVGLNSFFVVDERQKALVLQFGQIRDVKEEPGLAFKVPFIQNVVTYDDRILSLDTDPIEVTPSDDRRLIVDAFARYRIADVEQFRRAVGVGGIRSAESRLAAILIAQTRAVLGSDGVTSNTILSEDRSELMTRIRDQSRSRANALGIQVIDVRLKQTALPDQNLAATFERMRAEREREATDERARGEEAAQRVRAQADRTRVELVSEAEREAEITRGEADATRNRIFGDAFGADPEFFEFYRSLTAYERALQGSNSTMVMSPDSEFFNYLKSDSPNGPVTPAPARETASAEGGDGGDTAASGQEAAPAEPEAAPEDDGAAAAEDTAPADDTAPATN; translated from the coding sequence ATGCGCAAACTTTATCTTTTGCTGGGCGTCCTTGCCCTTGCGATCTTCGTCGGGCTGAACTCGTTCTTCGTCGTGGACGAACGCCAGAAGGCGCTGGTCCTGCAGTTCGGTCAGATCCGCGACGTAAAGGAAGAGCCGGGCCTCGCGTTCAAGGTGCCGTTCATTCAGAACGTCGTGACATATGACGACCGGATCCTGTCGCTCGACACCGACCCGATCGAGGTGACGCCGTCTGATGACCGTCGTCTGATCGTTGACGCCTTCGCGCGCTACCGGATTGCCGATGTCGAGCAGTTCCGCCGTGCCGTCGGCGTGGGTGGCATCCGCTCGGCCGAAAGCCGCTTGGCCGCGATCCTGATCGCACAGACCCGTGCGGTTCTGGGTTCGGATGGTGTGACGTCGAACACGATCCTGTCCGAAGACCGTTCCGAGTTGATGACCCGTATCCGCGATCAGTCGCGCAGCCGGGCCAACGCGCTGGGCATTCAGGTCATCGACGTGCGCTTGAAGCAGACCGCGCTGCCCGACCAGAACCTTGCCGCAACCTTCGAGCGTATGCGCGCCGAGCGTGAGCGTGAGGCAACGGACGAACGCGCCCGTGGTGAAGAAGCCGCCCAGCGCGTGCGTGCGCAGGCAGACCGTACGCGTGTGGAACTGGTATCCGAGGCCGAACGTGAAGCCGAGATCACCCGTGGTGAGGCCGATGCAACGCGAAACCGTATCTTCGGTGACGCATTCGGTGCCGATCCCGAGTTCTTCGAGTTCTACCGTTCGCTGACCGCCTATGAGCGTGCCTTGCAGGGCAGCAACTCGACGATGGTGATGTCGCCCGACAGCGAGTTCTTCAACTACCTGAAGTCCGACAGCCCCAACGGCCCGGTCACCCCGGCACCCGCCCGCGAAACGGCCTCGGCCGAAGGGGGCGATGGTGGCGATACGGCAGCATCCGGTCAGGAAGCAGCCCCGGCAGAGCCCGAGGCCGCGCCCGAAGATGACGGCGCAGCCGCTGCCGAGGATACGGCGCCAGCGGACGACACCGCGCCCGCGACCAACTGA
- a CDS encoding DegQ family serine endoprotease: MRRLTTALMLGTAMIVTPAVTAQAAPETFAPLAEQISDSVVNITTSTTVAARQDGPMMPQIPEGSPFEDFFRDFMDRNQGPSQPRRSQALGSGFVISEDGYIVTNNHVIEGADEINIEFFNGEELPAEIIGTDPKTDIALLKVTSEAPLQPVPFGDSNDAAVGDWVMAMGNPLGQGFSVSAGIVSARNRALSGTYDDYIQTDAAINRGNSGGPLFNMDGEVVGVNTAILSPNGGSIGIGFAMSSNVVTKVVDQLREFGETRRGWLGVRIQDVTDDIAESIGLEQASGALITDVPEGPAMEAGIEAGDVIVSFNEQPVEDTRGLVRRVGDAPVGETVPVTVYRDGEQIDLDVTLGRREEAEAVPASAEVDAPEEAQEEDILGITVAPLTDEMREQLGLESGQDGLAVTDVAQDSEAYEKGVRAGDVIAEAGQEQVTGAADLQDRIEAAQDAGRRSILLLIRREGDPRFLALPLE, encoded by the coding sequence ATGCGCCGCCTGACCACCGCACTGATGCTCGGCACCGCGATGATCGTGACGCCCGCCGTCACTGCGCAGGCCGCGCCAGAGACATTTGCGCCGCTGGCCGAGCAGATTTCCGACTCGGTGGTGAATATCACGACCTCGACCACGGTCGCCGCCCGCCAAGACGGCCCAATGATGCCGCAGATACCCGAAGGCTCTCCCTTCGAAGACTTCTTCCGCGACTTCATGGACCGCAACCAAGGCCCGTCGCAGCCCCGCCGCAGCCAAGCGCTGGGATCGGGTTTCGTGATCTCGGAAGACGGCTACATCGTCACCAACAACCACGTCATCGAAGGCGCGGATGAGATCAACATCGAGTTCTTCAACGGCGAAGAACTGCCTGCAGAGATCATCGGCACCGACCCCAAGACCGACATCGCGCTGCTGAAGGTCACGTCCGAGGCACCGCTTCAGCCCGTCCCGTTCGGCGATTCGAACGACGCCGCCGTGGGTGACTGGGTGATGGCCATGGGCAACCCGTTGGGTCAGGGCTTTTCAGTCTCGGCTGGTATCGTTTCGGCCCGCAATCGCGCGCTATCGGGCACCTATGACGACTACATCCAGACCGACGCGGCCATCAACCGCGGCAACTCTGGCGGCCCGCTGTTCAACATGGACGGAGAAGTCGTCGGCGTGAACACGGCGATCCTGTCGCCCAACGGCGGCTCTATCGGCATCGGTTTCGCCATGTCGTCGAACGTGGTCACCAAGGTCGTCGACCAGCTGCGTGAGTTCGGTGAAACCCGTCGCGGCTGGCTGGGCGTCCGTATTCAGGACGTGACGGACGACATTGCCGAAAGCATCGGACTCGAGCAAGCCTCTGGTGCGCTGATAACCGATGTGCCCGAAGGCCCGGCGATGGAAGCGGGCATCGAGGCGGGCGACGTGATCGTGTCGTTCAACGAGCAGCCGGTGGAAGACACGCGTGGCCTTGTTCGTCGCGTGGGTGATGCGCCCGTGGGTGAAACGGTGCCGGTAACGGTCTACCGTGATGGCGAGCAGATCGATCTGGACGTGACGCTGGGTCGCCGCGAAGAGGCCGAAGCCGTGCCCGCCTCGGCCGAAGTCGACGCGCCCGAAGAGGCGCAGGAAGAAGACATCCTGGGCATCACCGTCGCCCCGCTGACCGATGAGATGCGTGAGCAGCTGGGTCTGGAGTCCGGCCAAGACGGTCTGGCGGTTACGGATGTGGCGCAGGACAGCGAAGCCTATGAGAAGGGTGTCCGCGCCGGTGACGTGATCGCCGAAGCCGGACAAGAGCAGGTTACCGGCGCCGCTGATCTGCAGGACCGTATCGAGGCCGCTCAAGACGCCGGTCGCCGCTCGATCCTGCTGCTGATCCGTCGCGAAGGTGACCCGCGCTTCCTGGCGCTGCCGCTGGAGTAA